The genomic DNA TGATACATCTTCatctttttctatatattttaaatttgaaggAATAAGTAAATACTAATGGATTTCATAGTACTAGACCCATGTGTTATTTACGGTGCATAAATTCATGTGTTAATAAATTCAATGATAcatctttatctttttctgTGTATTTTAGAATTTGAAGGAATAAATAAACATTGATGGATTTCATAGTATTATGCTCATTTACCTCcttcaaactaaaaaaaaaaaaaagaaacactgATGGACTATCCATAAATATTTCACTTCAAATTATTGGGCATACACAACTGCAATACCCCAGTTTTATTCTTGGAAATTATCTACCCTTTAATTCCATCTTTAAAAAAGTACATATCGACGAAGAACCTACATGCAAAGCTGTCAAAATCGAGATTCTAATGAACAGTAAAGGGTACATaaatccgaaagaaaaattgaattatagaaattataaatttctgTAAGATATGAATGTAGCGTCTTGAAGGTAATTTTTATGCATATTCTTATGAATAATCACCTTTTTTTAGGTTAAACCAAGGATCAACACGCACTCCTACTAACATTCTACAAAGCAAACTGAGCATTTTCTCCTCATTATAAACACCGATTCTGCATAAAAAAGTGAGGCTACAAGAaatcataaattaattttccatttttaaagTCATATGTGTTATGGACTGGCATTTTTGGTATCCCCGCAACTGTGATACTAGGGTTCTGATGATCGTGTATTGGTTGCCTTTATTGTGAGTGAGCTAATATGAGCTGCTATATCATAGGGAAACCAATCCAATCCatataaactaattaaattaCATCAATGAAATAATTATGCTGACCTGTCAGTCGAACGGATAATATATCGAAGAAATTGCTTATTTCCCTGTTCTTATACGGAACTACCGGACCTGACcacttcatcatcatcaatcatCAATACTACTTATGTCCTGTCTCTGATTCTTCCTCCCCTGCACCGAACTCCAACCCAATACCTTGCAAGAGCTCGAGACAGAGCATCCATGGCGAGGAGGGGCACTACTTCCCCGCTTCTTTTGATTCTCTACCTAGCGGCGATCTTCGTTGCTGGTACTGCAGGGAGAGTAGGGAATCTCCTGCAGAGCTACGAGAAGCCGGGCTTCAGCGGATCGTTTAATCGGATTTTTGACACTTCCAAGTATGGGATTCTTCAGCTCAACAACGGCCTGGGTGGAACTCCTCAGATGGGGTCAGTGTCTTCCTCTTTCATAAAGATTCCCTTTTGACTTCTCGTTAGGAAGTTTTCTGGTATTGGTTCTCAGAGCTGTTTCCGTCGGATTACCGTTATGTCGGAGCTGAGCGAAGTGTCATCATCTCGTCATTGCTATTTCATATATTCCATGAAATTCcacattttttctttgttgGGGGTGCGAAAAAGCCCACACTCATATTTTCTTCCCCCGATAATGGTGGGAGAAAAAGTTACGTCGCGGTCCCGTTTTCTTGGTTTCCTGGTATTATGGGATTTGCCCTGCTGTGATCTTTGTTGCCTTGAATTTGAAGAGCTGGGACCTATAGAAAAGCAAGAAGACATAGATGAGCTTCGGCAGTTAAATGCTTGTTCATTGATATATATTCAGTTAGTTTTTGTGAGTCATTAGATTGCAGGTATCAGTCTGTTTTGTTAAAGGTCTAAATTTTATCACCTTCACGACTAGTCCTAGGATCTCTACTTATAACAATGATATAACCGGTAATTAATCATTTTCACTTAGTCCTAATGGAATTGTTTTTGTCATATCATGAATGTAACTGGGTTTTCCTTTTGGGGACAGGTGGAATAGCTGGAATTTTTTCGCCTGTGATATCAACGAAACTGTTATCAAGGAAACAggtgttcttttctttcacaGATGGTAAACTTAATAATTGTAAATGTTTTGTTTGCGATGCCCTCAATGTTTCTAGGATGATCTATCAATTAATGGTGAGTGTGAAGTGTGAGGACATGAGAAGGGAACTAGGAAAAGAATTTTCATCATTAGTGGAAGAATTTAGGAGGAAACCATGAGTGCTGGTTCTTTGATTGTTCCTGTCTTTAATTTTCTGTTTCTAAATTGACATGGTGGCGAACATTGACAAAGTTCTTAGGTGGTTGAGTACGCGAGATATGAGTCTCTTCATACCTTTTTTTgagttatatatttattcattccACAAATGGCCTCCTGGGAAGGCTATTACATGTCATAATTTCAATAGAGTCCCTCTTGTTGTGTTTGCCATGAACGGTCTCTAGGTGAAGTGCTGATATTTGCTACAGTTGTTACATTACAGTCAGTACAGACGAGTTTTTTGAAGATGTGTGTGACAGATCAAGCTGAGTCATAATGACACATCAAGCTTTTTATTCAGATGCCACTCGGATTTGCTGACATTTGTTTCTATAATGGACAGCCGACGCACTTATTTCGACTGGGTTGGCTGACTTGGGATACGTATACGTCAATATAGGTATACTTCTCATCATTAAATTCTCTGTCGCATCATTCCACATTCTTTCTTGTAAATTTATGGAAGTTTAATTTTACTTGAATCTGCCTTCACAGATGATTGTTGGTCCGCTCCTGAAAGAAACTCAGAGGTTTTTAACACTTCACTTTTCTCGCATATCATTATACCAGCTTTCTCATGAATGAGGCATCTTAAAAGATGCACATATTTCATCCAGTGTATAACTTGTAACTTCAATAACGTTTGTCGTAGAGTAgaattctaaatttttcttcTGATCCATTGCAGGGCCAACTGGTCCCTGACCCAGAAACTTTCCCATCAGGAATAAAGGCCTTAGCTGACTACATACATGGGAAAGGTCTTAAGCTTGGCATTTATTCTGATGCTGGGTAGGGCGAAATTTCCAAATTAACAGCTTTCTTCTTAGTTTAGAAAATAGTGTTTGTAGCCTCGTGTCGTTAGGTCATTGCTTGCTGCTCCCAGGCTCATTCTCGTTTGTGTATTTAGGGCATTCACATGTCAAGTTCGACCAGGATCACTTTACCATGAATCTGATGATGCAAAGCTGTTTGCTTCTTGGGTCAGTTTCTGGTCTTCCCTGaactctctgtttttttctacTTGATGTTTCTTGAACTTAAGTGACTTAAATGATCTATATGGATTGTTATTATCTTGCTCACTGCAGCATGTCAAAGTGGTCTTTAAGTTTTGTGAATGAGCTCATAGGTTTAGAGGAAACAGCAGAAGTTGGGGTAGTGGCATAATTTCCAAATTCTCCTATGTCATGTGCTTTGCTTCAAATATGGTGCTTATGCTTTCTGCTAGTGGTTAAAAATGATCAACTTGATAAAATGTTCATTTAATACACTTAAATATTAGCGTTACGCCTTCAACTGTTTTCCAGATTCTCACTGCATCAATGTAATATTTGTTGCTCCTTACTCTTCTTAATAGGGTGTGGATTACTTGAAGTATGACAACTGTTATAACCTGGGAATTCCGCCAAAAAAGAGGTTACTTCAACTAAATTTTGTTTAGCTTTTGACGAACCTGTATCACTGAGTATCTCCTCTTACTCCATCTGTTACCAATTGTTACCAAATTTAGGTATCCGCCAATGCAAAATGCTCTGAATGAGACGGGTCGCACGATTTTCTACTCTCTCTGTGAATGGTAGTCTGTTCTATCCATTTCTCACTGCAGAATCGTCATTATTCAATTACTTTTTAGTTTGTCGAGAAAATAATACATTCTTATGCTTTGATTTTATAGGGGTGTGGATGACCCTGCCTTGTGGGCAGGCACTGTTGGGAACAGTTGGCGTACTACTGATGATATCAATGACTCATGGGTTAGGTCAGATATCCTGACTTACTGTCTCTCTTAACTGATAAGATTAACAGATTATGTaactgaaagaaaaataaggtTTTGGACttaattttcttatcattGCAATGAACTAAATCTTGGGTTGTCCATTGATTATGTGTTCATTTCACTTTATTTAGCATGACTACAATAGCTGATCTGAATGACAAGTGGGCATCCTATGCTGGCCCTGGGGGTTGGAACGGTAAGAACTAGGAAGTTTTGCTAATTAATTTCTAGTTCGTTGTTTGTTATTAGATATAAAAGATGAATATATTCgacattattttttgtaatttattttccttgaaaCAGACCCAGATATGTTGGAAGTCGGTAATGGAGGCATGACTTATCAGGAGTACCGTTCGCATTTTAGCATCTGGGCTTTGATGAAGGTATCCCTGTCTACTACTCGATCTATTTCTCTTGTTGGCTCCATTCAATACAAAATTGCATTTCCTTGTCAAGAGCGATCCTAAGTTCACCTTGAAGAATAGAAAGAGATCTTCAGTGATGCATTTTTCATTGTTTGCAGCTTCAGAGTTTTCTATGTATGATTACTTTATTAGATGGTCTGCAAATTCTCATAGTTTGCGAATGTTATGAGCAGGCTCCACTTTTGATTGGTTGCGATGTGAGAAATATGACTGCAGAATCTTACGAGCTTTTGACCAATAAGGAGGTTATAGCTGTGAACCAAGGTGAAGCT from Punica granatum isolate Tunisia-2019 chromosome 2, ASM765513v2, whole genome shotgun sequence includes the following:
- the LOC116195792 gene encoding alpha-galactosidase 3-like, with protein sequence MARRGTTSPLLLILYLAAIFVAGTAGRVGNLLQSYEKPGFSGSFNRIFDTSKYGILQLNNGLGGTPQMGWNSWNFFACDINETVIKETADALISTGLADLGYVYVNIDDCWSAPERNSEGQLVPDPETFPSGIKALADYIHGKGLKLGIYSDAGAFTCQVRPGSLYHESDDAKLFASWGVDYLKYDNCYNLGIPPKKRYPPMQNALNETGRTIFYSLCEWGVDDPALWAGTVGNSWRTTDDINDSWVSMTTIADLNDKWASYAGPGGWNDPDMLEVGNGGMTYQEYRSHFSIWALMKAPLLIGCDVRNMTAESYELLTNKEVIAVNQDSLGVQGRKVQSSGEGGCLQVWAGPLSGHRLAVVLWNRCSKAATITAQWGALGLESSTSVSIRDLWQHKEIAGDAVSSFGARVDSHDCNMYIFTPQTISRSEI